A portion of the Dissulfuribacter thermophilus genome contains these proteins:
- a CDS encoding Panacea domain-containing protein, which translates to MATVHDVAAYILQKHGKMTTMKLQKLVYYCQAWSLVWDDKPLYSAQIQAWANGPVVPALYKLHRGKYTISEWPEGDPNNLTPQEKETIDAVLDFYGDKSSQWLIDLTHMEDPWRNARKGLGPGERGNRPIRLADMAEYYSSLNN; encoded by the coding sequence GTCCACGATGTAGCAGCCTATATTCTTCAAAAGCATGGCAAGATGACCACGATGAAGCTTCAAAAATTGGTCTATTATTGCCAAGCCTGGTCACTGGTATGGGATGATAAGCCCTTATATTCTGCTCAGATTCAGGCATGGGCAAATGGCCCCGTTGTTCCGGCACTATATAAATTGCATCGTGGGAAATATACTATATCGGAATGGCCAGAAGGCGATCCAAATAATCTGACCCCTCAAGAGAAAGAAACCATTGATGCTGTCCTTGATTTTTATGGCGACAAATCATCACAATGGTTGATTGATTTGACCCATATGGAGGACCCATGGCGTAATGCCCGGAAAGGGCTTGGCCCTGGGGAACGGGGAAACCGGCCAATTAGATTGGCTGATATGGCAGAATACTATAGTAGCTTGAATAATTAA